From the Diadema setosum chromosome 3, eeDiaSeto1, whole genome shotgun sequence genome, the window AATTTTGTGCCCAAACActgcatatttatacatttgttggaccatataggtctccatgtaaaattaattaaatgaagtgacttcctagaaagttttcatagaagtcctgcccccttttcttattggtTGGCGTTTTCTGTCCGTCAAAACTTTCCTGAGTATCTCATTTTGCATTGGTCAAGCCCCTgcttgacgtcatcacttcctGTCCACGGAAACTaaaattctttgaagtggtccTGTTTTGACCTAGCTAGAAACTTGTGTCTGACGTCGTGAATGACGTCCACATACCAGATAGTATGAGGCATACTACCAGGGATACCCTTTCCTCGTATTTTGACGTCATGTAGGGTTTACTCATCCCCAAAACATTTAAGTCCAAATCactctcttttactttgattgtgcatcgcaacatctccttatatggttattttgatgcaagcttttgtctttaaaactgcacttcttttgtaaccattgcgataacatcaatttcttacatgagctACCTAATAACCAGTAGTACAATGAGACAGATTATTacgtgacaaatacaaaatatgtcatagcATGACACAAAGGCGTTCAGGTTCTTCAGATTAATAATTGGTCGGAGATCTCCTGATTTTTTGGGAACTGTGAATATAGTGGATAAGAAGGCAACATCTCCCTTAGCAATTTCGCTAATTGCACCTTTCTGGCAAAGCAAATTGACTTCTTTTTCGATGGCAGCTTTCTCCTCGtgggagaaaggaaaagaaagggaGTTTCCTGATTGTTTGGGAGTAGAatcaaaactgattttgtaGCCAGTGATGGCATCAATTACCCACTGATTGGATGTTAAAGCTGACCAAGCGTATCTGAAGAACCTGAGTCTTCCTGCCTGGAATTGTTGATGTTTTGAACTTACTAGTTTTTTGAAGAGTCGTCACGGGCATTTCGCTGCTGGCCAGCAGTCTCCCAAAATCTCGGAGGGGGAGGACGAGAGATTGTGGCAGGCCGGAACGATCTCTGTGGAGGTCCGTGACGGTTGCCTGACCGCGTATCGCGGTAGCTGTCATACGGGCGAAACGCCGGACGTCTGCCACTCGTGAGGTTGCCGAAACGGCGGCGGTATCTTCCTACTGACGGGGCGATCTTCTGCCCCACCAAATAGGTATCTCCCACTGATTTCAAGGTCGCCGAAAGGTCACCACCGAAAAGTGTCTGACCCACTGGCACGGTTCGGCTGCAAATTCCCCGATACTTTGGGTTGAAAGATGGCTTTAAATCTTCTTGGCGCTTCATCGAGATTTCATACGTGGCGTGTCCCTCCAGCGTTATCCCATCCAGCGCCAATCGTTTGACGCGGCTCACATCAACTGCACTCTTGTCGTCGGCGGCATCATTAAGTTCTGCCAGGATATGGGCGTAAGGGATCATTCCTCGCACTACggctttttgaagtttttgggCTCGAGAGTCGGCCGCTCTAGCTCTGGTAGGAATGGACGCCCATAGCTGTTCATCGACACGGGGGGCACACAGCACCGGGGCGTTTGCAGGCGTCAGATATTGCTTATCCAGTTTTTCAAGACACTCAGTCTTTGGCGGCATGGTCACGGATTTTGTTAGCCGGGTAGAAAGTGCGTCGAAAACGGGCTTTACAAGCACCTCGGGGCCATGACCATATAATTCGTCGTCAGAGTCAAAGCCAGTGTTTTTGTTCACTTGTGCAGCGGAGAAAATCTCAAGGTCCGCTTCTGGGTCATAGCTGACCTGACGGCTGGGGGACGGCACGCCTGATACAACAGACTCCTCCGCAAAGATGCTTATTTcacgtctgttgagaatgagaagggcgttaagtggtcttgaacactatgggttttgtggcaagttaacgcccttatcattctaaACCGACGATTAGTCATCTTCATCATCCCGGCTACGCCGAGGATGCCCGCCGGCAGTAACCATTTGGCTGTTTGGGGCATATGCTTCGCATGCTGCCCCG encodes:
- the LOC140246783 gene encoding uncharacterized protein, whose translation is MSEAGGQSRGPVPSTAAVPSMADFELLKTQLAALMENQPSDAQHPAGQHAKHMPQTAKWLLPAGILGVAGMMKMTNRRREISIFAEESVVSGVPSPSRQVSYDPEADLEIFSAAQVNKNTGFDSDDELYGHGPEVLVKPVFDALSTRLTKSVTMPPKTECLEKLDKQYLTPANAPVLCAPRVDEQLWASIPTRARAADSRAQKLQKAVVRGMIPYAHILAELNDAADDKSAVDVSRVKRLALDGITLEGHATYEISMKRQEDLKPSFNPKYRGICSRTVPVGQTLFGGDLSATLKSVGDTYLVGQKIAPSVGRYRRRFGNLTSGRRPAFRPYDSYRDTRSGNRHGPPQRSFRPATISRPPPPRFWETAGQQRNARDDSSKN